From the Pirellulales bacterium genome, one window contains:
- the nusA gene encoding transcription termination factor NusA, whose product MNATEVLRIVDSIHRDKNIEKEIVFQAIEAALVSAAKKQYGEDQDITVIIDRISGAISGTHNGVVLDPQETLGRIVAQTAKQVIIQKIREAERDSLFDEYHELMGQMVPGVVQKYENGTATVSLGNTEAILPRSEQIPGETHHPNERVRATIFDVKKVGSRVKVILSRTRPQLVQRLFEQEIPEIADGVIEVRALAREPGYRSKVAVSSSDTRVDCVGACVGVRGNRIKNIVDELGGERIDIVRWSDDLQQLIPNALQPSEVDEVILCQMIGKAIVLVREDQLSLAIGRRGQNVRLASKLCGWDIEIMTREELDSEIERAVAGFSELEGLDPALAERLVGEGFLTYDELSVIEPDNLMSMGNLTEEQVQNIVDQAEQRAEAAEAAAAVERRRQREQERIDAATAEADQKEAELQKEAGVGVSAEAATVLGESTSEAAPDGNGAVGAESGDETATVSSDQEATTGGDSASGGSN is encoded by the coding sequence ATGAACGCGACCGAAGTTCTAAGAATCGTGGACTCGATCCACCGCGATAAGAACATCGAAAAGGAAATTGTGTTCCAGGCGATTGAGGCTGCGCTGGTGTCGGCCGCCAAAAAGCAATACGGCGAAGATCAAGATATTACGGTCATCATCGATCGGATTAGCGGCGCCATTTCCGGCACGCACAACGGCGTGGTGCTGGACCCGCAGGAAACGCTGGGCCGCATCGTGGCTCAAACGGCCAAGCAAGTCATCATTCAAAAAATTCGCGAGGCGGAACGGGATTCGTTGTTCGACGAGTATCACGAGCTGATGGGCCAAATGGTTCCCGGTGTCGTGCAGAAGTACGAAAACGGCACCGCCACGGTCTCGCTGGGCAACACCGAAGCCATCTTGCCCCGGAGCGAGCAAATTCCCGGCGAAACGCATCATCCGAACGAGCGCGTTCGCGCCACCATTTTCGACGTGAAAAAAGTCGGCAGCCGTGTGAAGGTAATCCTCAGTCGCACGCGGCCCCAACTGGTGCAACGTCTGTTCGAGCAGGAAATTCCAGAAATTGCCGACGGCGTCATTGAAGTGCGGGCCTTGGCCCGAGAGCCAGGTTACCGCAGCAAAGTGGCGGTTAGCAGCAGTGACACGCGCGTCGATTGTGTAGGAGCCTGCGTGGGCGTGCGCGGCAACCGCATTAAGAATATTGTTGACGAGTTGGGAGGCGAGCGGATTGACATTGTCCGCTGGAGCGACGATTTGCAGCAGCTCATTCCCAATGCGCTGCAGCCGTCGGAAGTGGACGAAGTGATTTTGTGCCAGATGATCGGCAAGGCGATTGTGCTGGTCCGCGAAGATCAATTGTCCTTAGCCATTGGCCGGCGCGGACAAAACGTGCGACTGGCCAGCAAGCTGTGCGGCTGGGATATTGAAATTATGACCCGCGAGGAGCTCGATTCGGAAATCGAACGGGCCGTGGCGGGCTTTTCGGAGTTGGAAGGCCTTGATCCGGCTTTGGCCGAACGGCTGGTGGGCGAGGGCTTCCTAACTTATGACGAGCTTTCGGTGATTGAGCCCGACAATTTAATGAGCATGGGCAACCTGACCGAGGAGCAAGTACAGAATATTGTTGACCAGGCGGAGCAGCGGGCCGAGGCCGCCGAAGCTGCTGCCGCTGTGGAACGGCGTCGGCAGCGCGAGCAGGAGCGAATTGATGCTGCTACGGCCGAGGCCGATCAAAAAGAAGCCGAATTGCAAAAGGAGGCAGGCGTGGGCGTTTCCGCGGAGGCTGCAACCGTATTGGGCGAATCGACTTCGGAAGCGGCGCCCGATGGAAATGGGGCGGTAGGGGCAGAATCTGGCGACGAAACAGCCACGGTATCCAGCGACCAAGAGGCGACCACAGGGGGAGATTCCGCTTCCGGCGGCTCGAATTAA
- the infB gene encoding translation initiation factor IF-2, with translation MPARIYSLAKELKIDSKELVDICTKAGITGKGSALASLDDDEVVRLKEFLGGRGRAPERSVAAPSSSATAVAAPPDKQTLTREQYIPPGGVSGKPPVIDGAKPDKPEPRKKPLEPRPLNRGTPAVRLAQLPPSSAKAPPEPLKPAEPAPQKPDLRLPADVVRASKAGAAKPLSEHVKKAEERRRTDDQLKKPAPRGGSSPPMVARGNASPPVVREGRERKRGGKEPAKGNGEELSSALGGREARQLNRKRQAAEQAKRGGRITIDDQDAPVLRSSLKRVKRNSGGTLIAPRKTRAVIQLPASVRSFSEGLGISASQVLGKLLALELGSMPNILTTLDAVTLELLASEFGVEVELKKPLSVEEQLQSLAEAQPDDPEQLEIRPPVITFLGHVDHGKTSLLDKIIGIDVASGESGGITQHIRAYQIEREGRKISFVDTPGHEAFTEMRARGANVTDIAVLVVAADDGVMPQTEEAISHARAAGVPIVIALNKTDLPGINYDRIYTQLVTAGLQPREWGGEVELVKCSALTGQGIDDLLEMLLFVADDKQFKANPHRPAVGTCLEAELHEGRGVVAKLIVQRGTLKVGDAVVCGAASGHVKAMFDTLQPRKKLESAGPSTPVNVTGLDVAPAAGDKFYVLDDIAQARDIAAQRSSQTRLAALGTAGPGHVTLENLFQRLVTQEVQTLNIILRADVRGSIEAMLKEFGKLEHPEVKIKVLQATVGGISEADVHLADASDAVIIGFNVVPDEKARLLAERKGVQIRRYEIIYQVTDDLKKALEGMLKPEKRDAELGRALVLRTFVISRLGTIAGCRVLSGTMQRNSRMRVIRDNRVAGDYPLESLRREKDDVREVREGLECGIKVANFNDLKEGDVLECYRVEEVARTF, from the coding sequence TTGCCCGCGCGAATCTACTCGCTCGCCAAAGAGCTAAAAATCGACAGCAAGGAACTGGTGGATATCTGCACGAAGGCAGGCATCACCGGGAAAGGTTCTGCGCTGGCCAGCCTGGACGACGACGAAGTTGTGCGGCTGAAGGAATTTCTTGGAGGCCGGGGACGCGCCCCGGAACGAAGCGTCGCAGCTCCCAGTTCTTCAGCCACCGCCGTGGCGGCGCCTCCCGATAAGCAAACGCTGACTCGCGAACAGTATATTCCGCCGGGTGGGGTATCCGGAAAGCCGCCGGTCATTGACGGGGCCAAGCCAGACAAGCCGGAGCCGCGCAAAAAGCCGTTGGAGCCCCGGCCGTTAAACCGCGGCACTCCTGCCGTGCGGCTGGCGCAGTTGCCGCCGTCTTCGGCCAAAGCGCCGCCAGAACCGCTCAAGCCGGCAGAGCCTGCTCCGCAAAAGCCTGACTTACGTTTGCCGGCCGACGTTGTGCGCGCCAGTAAGGCGGGCGCGGCGAAGCCGCTTTCGGAACATGTGAAGAAGGCCGAGGAACGGCGACGCACGGACGATCAATTGAAAAAACCAGCTCCGCGCGGCGGCTCATCGCCCCCCATGGTGGCGCGTGGCAATGCCTCCCCGCCGGTGGTGCGCGAAGGGCGCGAACGCAAGCGCGGCGGCAAGGAGCCCGCAAAAGGGAATGGCGAAGAACTTAGCTCGGCGCTGGGGGGTCGCGAAGCACGGCAGCTTAACCGCAAGCGCCAGGCGGCCGAGCAAGCCAAACGTGGCGGCCGCATTACCATAGACGATCAAGATGCCCCCGTCCTGCGCAGCAGCTTGAAGCGCGTGAAGCGCAACAGCGGCGGGACCCTCATCGCACCACGCAAAACCAGAGCCGTCATTCAACTCCCGGCCAGCGTGCGCAGCTTTTCCGAAGGGCTGGGCATTTCCGCCAGCCAGGTGCTGGGCAAATTGCTGGCCCTGGAATTGGGTTCAATGCCCAACATTCTGACCACGCTCGATGCGGTGACCCTGGAGCTGTTGGCCAGCGAATTCGGCGTGGAAGTGGAATTGAAAAAGCCGCTCAGCGTCGAAGAGCAGTTGCAATCGTTGGCCGAGGCTCAGCCCGATGACCCCGAGCAACTGGAAATTCGCCCGCCGGTTATTACGTTCCTGGGACACGTCGATCACGGCAAAACTTCGCTGCTGGATAAAATTATCGGCATTGACGTGGCCAGCGGCGAAAGCGGCGGCATTACGCAGCACATTCGAGCATATCAAATCGAGCGCGAGGGGCGCAAGATTTCGTTCGTCGATACGCCCGGCCATGAGGCGTTCACCGAAATGCGGGCTCGCGGGGCCAACGTGACGGATATTGCCGTGCTGGTGGTGGCAGCCGACGACGGCGTGATGCCGCAAACCGAGGAAGCCATTAGCCACGCGCGGGCTGCCGGCGTGCCGATTGTCATTGCGCTGAACAAGACCGATTTGCCGGGCATCAATTACGATCGGATTTACACGCAATTGGTCACGGCCGGATTGCAGCCGCGCGAATGGGGCGGCGAAGTGGAATTGGTGAAGTGCAGCGCGCTCACCGGCCAAGGCATTGACGATTTGCTGGAAATGCTGCTGTTTGTGGCCGACGATAAGCAATTCAAAGCCAATCCGCATCGGCCTGCGGTGGGCACCTGCCTGGAAGCAGAGCTGCACGAAGGCCGGGGCGTGGTGGCCAAGTTAATTGTGCAGCGCGGCACGCTGAAAGTGGGCGATGCTGTGGTATGCGGCGCCGCCAGCGGCCATGTGAAAGCCATGTTCGATACCCTCCAGCCGCGCAAAAAGCTGGAATCGGCCGGGCCATCGACGCCGGTCAATGTGACCGGCTTGGATGTTGCTCCCGCAGCCGGCGACAAGTTTTACGTGCTGGACGATATTGCCCAGGCCCGCGACATTGCCGCGCAGCGCAGCTCGCAAACTCGGCTGGCGGCCTTGGGCACGGCCGGACCGGGACACGTTACCTTGGAAAACTTGTTCCAGCGGCTGGTCACGCAGGAAGTGCAAACACTCAACATTATTTTGCGTGCCGACGTGCGAGGCTCCATCGAAGCCATGCTCAAGGAATTTGGCAAGCTGGAGCACCCGGAAGTCAAAATCAAAGTATTGCAGGCCACGGTGGGAGGCATCAGCGAGGCCGACGTGCACCTGGCAGACGCTTCGGATGCCGTCATCATCGGCTTCAACGTAGTGCCTGACGAAAAAGCGCGCCTGCTGGCCGAACGCAAAGGCGTGCAAATTCGCCGGTACGAAATTATTTATCAAGTCACCGATGATTTGAAAAAAGCGCTGGAAGGCATGCTCAAGCCCGAAAAACGCGATGCCGAATTGGGCCGGGCCTTGGTCCTGCGAACGTTTGTCATCAGCCGGCTGGGCACCATTGCCGGTTGCCGTGTGCTTTCCGGCACGATGCAACGCAACAGCCGCATGCGCGTGATTCGCGACAACCGCGTGGCGGGCGATTACCCGCTGGAATCGCTGCGGCGCGAAAAAGACGATGTTCGCGAAGTGCGCGAAGGGCTGGAATGCGGCATTAAAGTCGCGAATTTTAACGACCTCAAGGAAGGCGATGTTTTAGAGTGCTACCGCGTGGAAGAAGTGGCCCGCACTTTCTAG
- the rbfA gene encoding 30S ribosome-binding factor RbfA: MSSRRLLKAAAAIREVVSMAILAELKDPRIRAVTVTYVEVSPDMRHAKVHVSVMGDETQQKLSVRGLQSAAGFLQSKIAERIDTRFTPRLMFILDQGVKKSIEMAQLLKQVLPPENEDQAAGAPAESAKSEAGSYAADDTNEEPPADQPAPANRRQRPR, from the coding sequence ATGTCTTCCCGTCGCCTGTTAAAAGCCGCCGCAGCCATCCGCGAAGTTGTGAGCATGGCCATTTTGGCTGAGCTCAAGGACCCGCGCATCCGCGCTGTCACCGTCACGTACGTGGAAGTTTCGCCCGACATGCGGCATGCCAAGGTGCACGTGTCGGTGATGGGGGACGAAACGCAGCAGAAGCTGAGCGTGCGCGGACTGCAAAGTGCGGCCGGATTTTTGCAATCGAAAATTGCCGAACGCATTGATACCCGCTTCACGCCGCGATTGATGTTTATTTTGGACCAAGGCGTGAAAAAATCGATTGAAATGGCACAGCTGCTGAAGCAAGTGTTGCCGCCGGAAAACGAAGACCAAGCCGCCGGCGCCCCGGCGGAATCGGCAAAAAGTGAAGCCGGCTCCTACGCCGCCGACGACACCAACGAAGAACCTCCCGCCGACCAGCCTGCTCCGGCCAACCGCCGACAGCGCCCACGGTAA